A single window of Leptolyngbya ohadii IS1 DNA harbors:
- a CDS encoding LCP family protein, whose product MSPNDSAANPVDPSVGKISGKSSGKTSNPMSDHSPAAASQEQAAKFTKTESAVSAAFNPVDDSSVGSESVGLESGGSEPVNSIAPEDIPVAIAKPSTTIYVSTAPARSSSKWRWVGLTAGLAIIAAVSASAGALLAVAISGTPLMQSRLSAEEAKAFNQDEPIATGMNLKLPQLTRPVNVLVLGIKVLSSEVENPPPETQNLRYHAVVNSLDGLSDSMLLVRFDPQSHQLTVLSLPRDTRTLVEGAGTTKLNEANVYGGPALAARSVTELLGGVEIDRYVRINVQGVEKLIDALGGVKVNVPQDMSYKDDSQHLYINLKKGEQLLNGAQAVQFLRFRYDALGDIGRVQRQQMFMRALVEQALKPTTLSKTPQVLSVIQSNLDTNLNVEELIALAGFAAQTNRPNVKMLMLPGSFSSSSEYEASYWLPNQFKIDALMQQYFGLPATSDTVAHTPTTAEIVVQNSTEDDRAIDQLMVKLKTNGYSNLYVDQPWNEPLVTTQIVAQGGDVNAAEAVRQTLGFGEVLVESTGDLNSDVTIRLGTDVFHSPTPIADPSVAPPTVLPPALQDILAPAASPVSPASPVPQPEGLP is encoded by the coding sequence GTGTCCCCGAACGACTCTGCTGCCAACCCTGTTGATCCTTCAGTAGGTAAGATCTCCGGTAAATCATCGGGTAAGACATCCAATCCAATGTCTGACCATTCGCCTGCCGCTGCGAGTCAAGAACAGGCTGCGAAATTTACAAAGACGGAATCGGCTGTCTCAGCTGCGTTTAACCCGGTGGATGACAGCTCAGTTGGTTCGGAGTCGGTCGGATTGGAATCGGGCGGTTCAGAGCCGGTTAATTCGATCGCCCCTGAAGACATCCCTGTCGCTATAGCAAAGCCCAGCACAACGATCTACGTGAGCACGGCTCCAGCGAGATCCTCGAGCAAATGGCGCTGGGTTGGGTTAACCGCAGGGCTGGCAATTATTGCGGCAGTTTCAGCTTCGGCAGGTGCCCTCCTGGCAGTGGCAATTTCGGGCACTCCTCTCATGCAAAGCCGACTCAGTGCAGAGGAAGCCAAAGCCTTTAACCAAGATGAGCCGATCGCCACAGGCATGAATCTCAAGCTGCCCCAGCTCACTCGTCCGGTGAATGTTCTGGTATTAGGGATAAAAGTTCTTTCCTCTGAGGTTGAGAATCCGCCTCCCGAAACGCAAAATTTGCGCTACCACGCCGTTGTAAACTCCCTGGACGGCTTATCCGACTCCATGCTGCTCGTCCGGTTTGACCCTCAAAGTCATCAGCTCACGGTGCTTTCCCTACCTCGCGATACGCGCACCCTAGTTGAAGGGGCAGGCACAACCAAGCTGAATGAGGCAAACGTTTACGGGGGTCCCGCCTTAGCAGCCCGATCGGTGACAGAATTACTGGGCGGAGTCGAGATCGATCGCTATGTGCGAATTAACGTGCAGGGCGTTGAAAAACTAATTGATGCGCTGGGCGGCGTGAAGGTCAACGTGCCGCAGGATATGTCCTACAAGGATGACTCTCAGCATCTCTATATCAATCTCAAAAAGGGTGAGCAGCTCCTCAACGGTGCTCAGGCGGTGCAGTTCCTCCGGTTCCGCTACGATGCGCTGGGGGATATTGGGCGAGTTCAGCGGCAGCAAATGTTTATGCGGGCACTGGTCGAGCAGGCACTCAAACCCACCACCCTTTCCAAAACGCCGCAGGTACTTTCGGTCATTCAGTCCAATCTAGACACCAATCTGAATGTCGAAGAACTGATCGCCCTTGCAGGCTTTGCCGCCCAAACCAATCGACCCAATGTCAAAATGCTGATGCTCCCCGGCAGCTTTAGCTCCAGTTCCGAGTACGAGGCAAGCTACTGGCTGCCCAATCAGTTTAAAATTGACGCCCTGATGCAGCAGTATTTTGGGCTACCCGCCACCAGCGATACAGTTGCCCACACGCCTACCACCGCTGAAATCGTGGTGCAAAACAGCACCGAAGACGATCGCGCGATCGATCAGCTCATGGTCAAACTGAAAACCAATGGCTACTCCAACCTCTACGTTGATCAGCCCTGGAACGAACCGCTTGTAACCACGCAGATTGTGGCACAGGGGGGCGATGTAAATGCAGCAGAAGCCGTGCGGCAAACCTTGGGCTTTGGGGAAGTTCTAGTAGAGAGTACGGGCGATTTAAATTCTGACGTGACGATTCGCCTGGGAACCGATGTGTTTCATTCACCCACACCCATTGCCGACCCTTCCGTTGCGCCGCCCACTGTTCTACCCCCCGCCCTGCAAGATATTCTTGCTCCAGCAGCAAGTCCGGTTTCACCTGCGAGTCCAGTTCCACAGCCTGAAGGTTTGCCCTAG
- a CDS encoding NAD(P) transhydrogenase subunit alpha, translated as MTEALVTGLVVFTLATFIGFEVINKIPPTLHTPLMSGSNAISGIAVVGALLVAGERNHSLTVILGLIAVILATINVVGGFLVTDRMLQMFKKKESNA; from the coding sequence ATGACAGAAGCATTAGTCACAGGGCTAGTCGTCTTTACACTCGCCACCTTCATCGGATTTGAAGTCATCAATAAAATTCCCCCCACCCTCCACACCCCTCTAATGTCGGGCTCCAATGCCATTTCCGGTATAGCCGTCGTCGGTGCGCTGCTCGTTGCCGGAGAACGCAACCATAGTCTCACCGTCATCCTGGGCTTAATCGCTGTCATTCTCGCCACCATCAACGTTGTCGGCGGATTTCTCGTTACCGATCGCATGCTGCAAATGTTCAAGAAGAAGGAGAGCAACGCATGA
- the fusA gene encoding elongation factor G: protein MKDLTRYRNIGIFAHVDAGKTTTTERILKLTGKIHKIGEVHEGAATTDFMEQEQERGITIQSAATSCFWNDHQLNVIDTPGHVDFTIEVYRSLKVLDGGIGVFCGSGGVEPQSETNWRYANESKVARLVYVNKLDRTGADFYRVVGQVEKVLGARPLVMTLPIGREDEFKGVVELLTRKAWIWDDSGDPLSFTIEAVPADMEADVEKYREMLIETAVEQDDEVLEAYLEGNEPDIDTLKRCIRKGTIKLDFFPTFCGSSFKNKGVQLVLNGVVDFLPNPTEVNPQPEMDLEGNETGTFATVDPNRPLRALAFKIMDDRYGALTFTRLYSGKLSKGDTILNTFTGKTERVSRLVEMHANSREEIESAQAGDIVAIVGMKNVQTGHTLCDPKNPATLEPMVFPEPVISIAVKPKAKGGEEKMVTALTKMVQEDPSFHMMTDEESGETILKGMGELHLDIKVDILKRTYGVEVEVGKPQVAYRESITRPTKDSYTHKKQSGGSGQYAAITYEIQPGEPGTGFVFESKVTGGSVPREFWPAVEKGFASSIDKGVLAGFPCMDLRFTLIEGNFHPVDSSAIAFEIAAKAAYRQTMPKAGPQLLEPIMNVDVFTPEQYIGDVIGDLNRRRGMMKSQETGVTGARIKADVPLSEMFGYIGDLRTMTSGRGQFSMSFSHYAPCPNNIAEAVIKEAKERQAAA, encoded by the coding sequence ATGAAAGACCTCACTCGTTACCGTAATATCGGCATCTTCGCTCACGTTGATGCGGGGAAGACGACAACCACTGAAAGAATCCTAAAACTGACCGGCAAAATCCACAAAATTGGTGAGGTCCACGAAGGCGCAGCCACCACGGACTTCATGGAGCAGGAGCAGGAGCGGGGGATCACAATTCAGTCTGCGGCAACCAGCTGCTTCTGGAACGATCACCAGCTCAACGTGATTGACACTCCTGGACACGTAGACTTTACGATCGAGGTGTACCGTTCCCTCAAAGTGCTGGACGGTGGTATCGGCGTATTCTGCGGATCGGGCGGTGTAGAACCTCAGTCCGAGACCAACTGGCGTTATGCCAACGAATCTAAAGTTGCCCGACTCGTCTACGTCAACAAGCTTGACCGGACGGGCGCAGACTTCTATCGCGTCGTGGGTCAGGTCGAAAAAGTTCTGGGTGCAAGACCCCTCGTAATGACCCTGCCGATCGGTCGCGAAGACGAATTCAAGGGCGTAGTCGAACTGCTGACCCGCAAAGCCTGGATCTGGGATGATTCTGGCGATCCTCTCAGCTTCACCATTGAAGCCGTTCCCGCCGACATGGAAGCTGACGTAGAGAAGTATCGCGAGATGCTGATCGAAACTGCCGTAGAGCAGGACGACGAAGTGCTGGAGGCATACCTGGAGGGCAACGAGCCGGACATCGACACTCTGAAGCGCTGCATCCGCAAGGGCACGATCAAGCTGGACTTCTTCCCCACCTTCTGCGGTTCTTCCTTCAAGAACAAGGGCGTACAGCTCGTGCTGAACGGGGTGGTAGACTTCCTGCCCAACCCGACCGAAGTGAATCCCCAGCCGGAAATGGATCTGGAGGGCAACGAGACGGGTACGTTTGCGACCGTTGATCCCAACAGACCGCTGCGGGCGCTGGCGTTCAAGATTATGGACGATCGCTATGGCGCACTCACCTTTACCCGCCTCTACTCCGGTAAGCTCTCCAAGGGCGACACTATCCTCAACACCTTCACGGGCAAGACCGAGCGGGTCAGTCGTCTAGTGGAAATGCACGCCAACTCTCGCGAAGAGATCGAATCGGCTCAGGCAGGCGACATTGTGGCGATCGTGGGCATGAAGAACGTCCAGACCGGACATACCCTCTGCGATCCCAAGAATCCTGCCACCCTGGAACCGATGGTGTTCCCCGAACCCGTGATCTCGATCGCCGTTAAGCCTAAGGCAAAGGGCGGTGAAGAGAAGATGGTGACGGCTCTGACCAAGATGGTGCAGGAAGATCCTTCGTTCCACATGATGACCGACGAAGAGAGCGGCGAAACCATCCTCAAGGGCATGGGCGAACTCCACCTGGACATCAAAGTGGACATCCTCAAGCGCACCTACGGCGTGGAAGTGGAAGTGGGCAAGCCTCAAGTGGCATACCGCGAATCCATCACGCGCCCGACGAAGGACAGCTACACCCACAAGAAGCAGTCCGGTGGTTCGGGTCAGTACGCTGCCATTACCTACGAAATCCAGCCGGGCGAACCGGGAACGGGCTTCGTGTTTGAGTCGAAGGTAACGGGCGGTAGCGTGCCGCGTGAATTCTGGCCCGCTGTGGAGAAGGGCTTTGCAAGCAGCATCGATAAAGGTGTGCTGGCAGGCTTCCCCTGTATGGACTTGAGATTCACCCTGATTGAAGGAAACTTCCACCCGGTTGACTCTTCGGCGATCGCGTTTGAAATCGCAGCGAAGGCAGCTTATCGTCAGACCATGCCCAAAGCAGGTCCGCAGTTGCTTGAGCCGATCATGAACGTAGACGTATTCACGCCGGAGCAATACATCGGAGATGTTATCGGCGACCTCAACCGTCGGCGCGGCATGATGAAGTCCCAGGAAACGGGGGTCACGGGCGCACGGATCAAGGCAGATGTACCGCTGAGCGAAATGTTTGGCTACATCGGCGACCTGCGAACCATGACCTCCGGACGCGGACAGTTCTCCATGTCCTTCTCCCACTACGCTCCCTGCCCCAACAACATCGCCGAGGCAGTGATTAAGGAAGCGAAAGAGCGTCAGGCAGCGGCTTAA
- a CDS encoding response regulator produces SRGAAEAVDSRPFPRPPISSSAHPPIPPSPRLTHSPTPKILIVDDEADSRELLSFVLEEHGMTVTAAEDAAQALAALAKDRFDVLISDISMPDVDGYALVQQIRSLADNPNASVPAIALTAHASATDRQRALAAGFQAHLAKPIEPEVLMKAIGALLHLPVESRAVDSY; encoded by the coding sequence GAGCAGGGGAGCCGCTGAAGCTGTCGATTCCCGCCCATTTCCTCGTCCGCCCATTTCCTCATCCGCCCATCCGCCCATTCCCCCATCGCCTCGCCTCACCCATTCACCCACCCCAAAAATTCTTATAGTAGATGACGAAGCGGACAGCCGCGAACTGCTGTCATTTGTGCTGGAGGAGCATGGCATGACGGTGACGGCAGCAGAGGATGCGGCGCAAGCTTTAGCGGCTTTAGCAAAGGATAGGTTTGATGTTTTGATTAGCGATATCAGTATGCCGGACGTGGATGGCTATGCTCTAGTTCAGCAGATTCGATCGCTTGCCGACAATCCCAATGCTTCTGTGCCTGCGATCGCGCTAACGGCTCATGCCAGTGCCACCGATCGCCAGCGTGCTCTTGCGGCTGGATTTCAAGCCCATTTGGCAAAACCGATCGAGCCAGAGGTACTGATGAAGGCGATCGGAGCTTTGCTGCATCTTCCGGTTGAAAGTCGCGCTGTAGATAGTTATTGA
- a CDS encoding Re/Si-specific NAD(P)(+) transhydrogenase subunit alpha encodes MRIAVPKEIEMGERRVALIPDTVSRLTKQGMEVWIEAGAGEGSYFADADYEKAGAKIVSDPESLWGSCDLLLKVKPPQRREDGRHEVDLLRSGAVLISFLDPLGNPDLARRLADRQITALSMELIPRISRAQSMDALSSQASVAGYQAVLIAAAASPKFFPMLTTAAGTIPPAKVFVIGAGVAGLQAIATARRLGAVVEAFDIRPAVKEEVQSLGAKFVEVNLEEDTVAAGGYAKEVSEIAKQKTQQAIADHVKQSDVVITTAQVPGKRAPILVTAEMIAQMKPGAIVVDMAAEQGGNCEGTEAGRDISRNGVTIIGPTNLPSSMPVHASQMYAKNLLTLVQHLVKNGDKDGELLLNFEDEITRESCVTHAGEVRHPRVRKLLAPMVTAG; translated from the coding sequence ATGAGGATTGCAGTTCCAAAAGAGATCGAAATGGGAGAGCGGCGGGTTGCCCTGATCCCGGATACCGTCAGCCGATTAACCAAACAGGGCATGGAAGTCTGGATCGAAGCCGGAGCCGGAGAGGGCAGCTATTTCGCCGATGCAGATTACGAGAAGGCAGGAGCCAAGATCGTCTCTGATCCCGAAAGCCTATGGGGATCTTGTGATTTGCTGCTAAAGGTAAAACCACCGCAGCGACGCGAAGACGGACGGCACGAAGTAGATTTACTGCGATCGGGTGCAGTGCTAATCAGCTTTCTCGACCCTCTGGGCAATCCCGACCTGGCAAGACGACTCGCCGATCGCCAGATTACTGCCCTCAGCATGGAACTAATCCCGCGTATCAGCCGGGCACAGAGTATGGATGCCTTATCCTCTCAGGCATCGGTTGCTGGATATCAAGCAGTCCTGATCGCCGCCGCCGCTTCTCCCAAGTTTTTTCCCATGTTGACTACCGCCGCAGGCACAATCCCCCCCGCAAAGGTCTTTGTGATCGGTGCAGGGGTGGCAGGCTTACAGGCGATCGCCACCGCCCGTCGTTTGGGTGCAGTTGTCGAAGCATTTGATATCCGTCCTGCCGTAAAGGAAGAGGTGCAAAGCCTGGGCGCAAAATTTGTGGAAGTGAATCTAGAAGAAGATACCGTTGCCGCTGGAGGCTACGCCAAAGAAGTCTCAGAAATTGCAAAGCAGAAAACCCAGCAGGCGATCGCCGATCACGTCAAACAGTCCGATGTGGTGATTACAACCGCTCAGGTTCCCGGCAAACGTGCCCCGATTCTGGTGACGGCAGAGATGATTGCCCAAATGAAACCAGGGGCGATCGTGGTAGACATGGCAGCGGAGCAGGGCGGCAACTGTGAAGGCACAGAAGCAGGACGGGACATCAGCCGCAACGGCGTAACGATCATTGGTCCCACCAATCTACCCTCCTCGATGCCTGTTCATGCGAGCCAAATGTACGCCAAAAACCTGCTGACCTTGGTGCAGCACTTAGTCAAAAACGGCGATAAAGACGGTGAACTTCTGCTCAATTTCGAGGACGAAATCACCCGCGAATCTTGCGTCACCCATGCAGGCGAAGTCCGCCATCCAAGAGTCCGCAAATTACTCGCCCCAATGGTCACAGCCGGATAA
- a CDS encoding NAD(P)(+) transhydrogenase (Re/Si-specific) subunit beta, whose amino-acid sequence MNDYLPSTIQLSYLAASALFIIGLKQLGSPATARKGNGIAAIGMLIAIVATLLDRQVLNYEMIAVAIAIGSLIGTVMAQRVEMTAMPQMVGLLNGFGGAASALVAVGEFWKYLDGLESVPLSETITIVLSVLIGGITFTGSLLAYVKLQGWISGSPITFPFQQPFNLTLLAAFLGASLFLLLNPHDTVTFLVLVGISLVLGILFVLPIGGADTPVVISLLNSFSGLAASAAGFVLANNMLIIAGALVGASGIILTQIMCKAMNRSLANVLFSAFGSAKTASGAGSDTSTDKTIHQIDPEEGAMMLGYARSVVIVPGYGMAVAQAQHTVRELADQLERLGVDVKYAIHPVAGRMPGHMNVLLAEANVPYPKLHDMDDINPEFDRTDVALVIGANDVVNPAARHDTASPIYGMPILEVDRAHHTIVIKRGMNAGFSGVENELFYKDKTMMLFGGAKTVVEQLVASVKEL is encoded by the coding sequence ATGAACGACTATCTTCCCTCCACCATTCAATTGAGCTATCTAGCAGCCTCCGCCCTGTTCATCATTGGCTTAAAACAGCTTGGCTCTCCTGCTACTGCCCGTAAGGGAAACGGGATTGCGGCGATCGGAATGCTGATTGCCATAGTCGCCACCCTGCTCGATCGACAGGTTTTGAACTATGAAATGATTGCGGTTGCCATTGCGATCGGTTCCCTCATTGGCACAGTAATGGCGCAGCGGGTTGAGATGACTGCTATGCCGCAAATGGTCGGTTTGCTTAACGGCTTCGGCGGTGCTGCGTCTGCCCTGGTTGCCGTAGGCGAATTCTGGAAATATCTGGATGGCTTAGAATCCGTTCCTCTTAGCGAAACTATTACGATCGTCCTCAGTGTCCTGATCGGCGGGATTACCTTCACCGGAAGCCTCCTCGCCTACGTCAAGCTGCAAGGCTGGATTAGCGGTTCCCCTATCACCTTCCCCTTTCAGCAGCCGTTTAACCTGACGTTACTGGCGGCATTCTTAGGCGCGAGTCTCTTTCTGCTGCTCAACCCTCATGACACCGTTACCTTCCTCGTTCTGGTGGGTATCTCTCTAGTGTTGGGAATTCTATTCGTTCTGCCGATCGGCGGTGCAGATACTCCCGTTGTTATTTCCCTGCTGAACTCCTTCTCCGGTCTAGCCGCCAGCGCCGCCGGATTTGTGTTAGCGAATAATATGCTGATTATTGCCGGAGCATTAGTCGGTGCATCAGGAATTATCCTGACCCAAATCATGTGCAAGGCAATGAATCGATCGCTGGCAAACGTCCTGTTCAGTGCCTTCGGTTCCGCCAAAACTGCCTCCGGTGCAGGGTCAGACACTTCGACTGATAAAACCATTCATCAGATCGACCCCGAAGAAGGTGCAATGATGCTGGGCTATGCGCGATCGGTCGTCATTGTCCCCGGCTATGGCATGGCAGTCGCTCAGGCACAGCACACTGTCCGCGAATTAGCCGACCAACTTGAGCGGTTAGGCGTAGACGTAAAATACGCCATCCACCCCGTCGCAGGCAGAATGCCCGGACACATGAACGTCCTCCTTGCAGAAGCAAACGTGCCCTATCCCAAACTGCACGACATGGACGACATCAACCCGGAATTCGATCGCACAGATGTCGCCCTCGTCATCGGCGCAAACGATGTGGTCAATCCTGCCGCCCGTCACGATACTGCTAGCCCCATCTATGGAATGCCCATCCTCGAAGTCGATCGCGCCCACCATACGATCGTCATCAAACGCGGTATGAACGCAGGCTTCTCCGGGGTCGAAAACGAACTCTTCTACAAAGACAAAACCATGATGCTTTTTGGCGGCGCAAAGACTGTCGTTGAACAGCTCGTCGCTAGCGTCAAGGAACTCTAA
- a CDS encoding response regulator → MKIAIVDDNESWCFILQQALQQQGYETKTFSDPWRFLQQATQFHLAIVDYCLHTPQYQRSLDGVELIRQLKAQSSFVPVTVLISAYFPDESPEVLQPFCPEADLVLSRPLQVQALLHPIQKLFDSAKSCMSLRSSA, encoded by the coding sequence ATGAAAATTGCGATCGTTGACGATAACGAAAGCTGGTGCTTCATTCTCCAGCAGGCACTTCAGCAGCAAGGATACGAAACAAAAACATTCAGTGATCCCTGGCGGTTCCTGCAACAGGCAACGCAGTTTCATCTGGCGATTGTGGATTACTGCCTGCATACGCCTCAATATCAGCGATCGCTGGATGGGGTGGAACTCATTCGCCAGCTCAAAGCGCAATCTTCCTTCGTGCCCGTAACGGTGCTAATTTCTGCCTACTTCCCCGATGAGAGTCCGGAAGTTCTTCAGCCTTTCTGTCCGGAAGCCGACCTGGTGCTGTCACGCCCTCTTCAGGTTCAGGCTTTGCTCCATCCAATCCAAAAGCTGTTCGACTCGGCAAAATCCTGCATGAGCCTACGATCGTCCGCCTGA
- a CDS encoding serpin family protein has translation MHYSVTRRRVMMGVGGILLGMAGSGAFRSRQAEAQSTAQSSPLLPLQSPSPPSATMQTSSSSSALVGANHRFGFKLFSQLLQENRGENVVISPSSVAIALSMTYNGANAATQEAMQQTLELQGMSLAEINQANQALLTTWASSDPAVQMTVANSLWARTGLPFEPDFLKRNQEFYRAEVTELDFSDRASIDRINSWVNQQTQGKIDRIVDQISPNDILFLVNAIYFKGKWTNPFNASETVDRPFRQADGTTTNQPLMTKRGQFRYLETDQFQAVRLPYGEGRWQMAIFLPKPESSLDRFTASLNQTNWETWINQFASRPGTVQIPRFKVEYGTSLVESLKAIGMETAFNSQNANFSGITPLPAYISDVQHKTLLEVNEEGTEAAAATSVAVAVRAAMPMPPFQMTVDRPFFCAIWDEETGTILFMGAIEVLE, from the coding sequence ATGCATTATTCTGTAACGCGACGGCGGGTGATGATGGGCGTGGGCGGTATACTGCTAGGCATGGCGGGCAGTGGGGCATTTCGATCGCGTCAGGCTGAAGCTCAGTCAACGGCACAGTCCTCTCCACTGTTACCTTTACAATCGCCCTCCCCGCCCTCTGCAACTATGCAAACCTCTTCATCTAGTTCGGCATTAGTTGGGGCAAATCATCGATTTGGCTTTAAGCTATTTAGCCAGCTATTGCAGGAAAATCGGGGTGAAAATGTGGTCATTTCGCCCAGCAGCGTGGCGATTGCCCTCAGCATGACCTACAACGGCGCAAATGCGGCTACGCAGGAAGCAATGCAGCAGACCCTAGAGCTACAGGGCATGAGTTTGGCAGAAATTAATCAGGCAAATCAGGCATTGCTGACAACCTGGGCAAGCTCCGATCCGGCAGTACAGATGACTGTGGCAAATTCCCTATGGGCAAGAACGGGACTGCCATTTGAGCCAGATTTCCTGAAGCGCAACCAGGAGTTTTATCGCGCCGAAGTCACCGAACTCGACTTTAGCGATCGCGCCTCGATCGATCGAATTAACAGCTGGGTGAATCAGCAGACACAGGGCAAGATCGACAGAATTGTGGATCAAATCAGCCCCAACGACATTCTGTTTTTGGTTAACGCCATCTACTTCAAGGGCAAATGGACAAATCCCTTTAACGCCAGCGAAACGGTCGATCGTCCTTTCCGACAAGCAGATGGCACAACAACGAATCAACCCCTGATGACCAAGCGAGGACAGTTTCGTTACCTGGAAACCGATCAGTTTCAGGCGGTGCGGTTGCCCTATGGGGAAGGACGCTGGCAGATGGCAATTTTCCTGCCCAAGCCGGAGAGCAGTCTCGATCGGTTTACCGCTAGCCTGAACCAGACAAACTGGGAAACCTGGATAAATCAGTTTGCTTCCCGCCCCGGTACAGTTCAGATTCCCCGCTTCAAGGTGGAATACGGCACGAGTTTGGTAGAGTCGCTGAAGGCGATCGGTATGGAAACCGCCTTTAATTCTCAAAATGCCAACTTTTCGGGAATTACGCCCTTGCCCGCCTACATTAGCGATGTGCAGCACAAAACCTTGCTGGAAGTGAACGAAGAAGGAACCGAAGCCGCTGCTGCCACCTCGGTCGCGGTTGCCGTTCGCGCTGCTATGCCCATGCCGCCTTTCCAGATGACAGTCGATCGTCCTTTCTTTTGTGCAATTTGGGATGAGGAGACGGGCACGATTCTGTTTATGGGGGCGATTGAGGTGTTGGAGTAG
- a CDS encoding response regulator, protein MNDFGEDKMRSDTVNILLVDDHPENLLSLEGILEPLSANLVRAGSGEEALRLLLEQDFALILLDVQMPGMDGFETASLIRKRRRSRQTPIIFLTAFSTNSEMLSRGYSLGAVDYLHKPIDPVILLSKATVFVDLFRKTQEIQQQSVALEQQANQLAAANAQLRQSEEQFRLLSEGSPIGIFLTDAQGNLTYTNPRFAEICGFAAPATLQVDLLQAIPPDDRPRMQSVWSTYLEGNQESDREFSDEFQLLNLDQLHSDQLRPDQLQPGQLHADQLAPDQLHSGNQSIDSTLRWVHVRSRPLFSAQDELLGHLGTIEDITERKQAEALQAQMLREQIARQEAEATNRMKDEFLAVLSHELRTPLNAMMGWAKILSDSFAPEHPRRLDENTVTRGLSIIQRNAQAQTQLIEDLLDVSRIIQGKIVLNITPVSLTPIIEAAIESVRPQAHTKNIQITTQFAAEESTVQGDAVRLQQVVWNLLTNAIKFTPEGGSVVVTLEQALEGGKQ, encoded by the coding sequence ATGAACGATTTCGGCGAAGATAAAATGCGGTCAGATACCGTCAACATTCTTCTGGTGGATGACCATCCAGAAAATCTGCTGTCGCTGGAGGGGATTCTGGAGCCGCTGAGCGCAAATCTGGTGCGAGCAGGATCGGGGGAGGAGGCGCTGCGGTTGTTGCTGGAACAGGATTTTGCGCTAATTTTGCTCGATGTGCAGATGCCCGGAATGGATGGGTTTGAGACGGCAAGCCTGATTCGCAAACGGCGGCGATCGCGCCAAACGCCCATTATTTTCCTGACGGCATTCAGCACCAATTCCGAGATGCTGTCCAGAGGCTATTCCCTCGGTGCAGTGGACTATCTGCATAAGCCGATCGATCCGGTCATCTTGCTGTCAAAAGCAACTGTCTTTGTAGATCTATTTCGCAAAACGCAGGAGATTCAGCAGCAAAGTGTGGCTCTGGAACAGCAGGCAAATCAGCTTGCCGCCGCTAATGCCCAACTCCGACAGAGCGAGGAACAGTTTCGCCTCCTCAGTGAGGGATCGCCGATCGGCATTTTTCTCACCGATGCCCAAGGCAACCTTACCTACACTAATCCCCGCTTTGCTGAAATCTGCGGTTTTGCTGCGCCTGCAACGCTGCAAGTGGATCTGCTGCAAGCTATTCCCCCGGACGATCGCCCCAGAATGCAGTCTGTCTGGTCTACCTACCTGGAAGGCAATCAGGAAAGTGATCGAGAATTTTCCGATGAATTTCAACTGCTGAATTTGGATCAGTTACATTCGGATCAGTTACGTCCAGATCAGTTGCAGCCAGGTCAATTACATGCGGATCAGTTAGCCCCGGATCAATTGCATTCAGGCAATCAATCGATCGATTCCACGTTGCGCTGGGTTCATGTGCGATCGCGTCCCCTGTTTTCAGCGCAAGACGAACTCCTTGGACATCTGGGAACGATCGAAGACATCACCGAACGCAAACAGGCGGAAGCTCTCCAGGCACAGATGCTCCGCGAACAGATTGCCCGTCAGGAAGCGGAAGCCACCAACCGCATGAAGGATGAGTTTCTCGCGGTGTTGTCCCACGAACTCCGCACGCCGCTCAATGCCATGATGGGCTGGGCAAAAATTCTCAGCGATAGCTTTGCCCCTGAGCATCCTCGTCGCCTCGACGAAAACACCGTTACTCGTGGTTTGTCTATTATTCAGCGCAATGCCCAGGCACAAACCCAGCTCATCGAGGATCTGCTGGACGTCTCGCGCATCATCCAGGGCAAGATTGTCCTCAACATTACTCCCGTATCCCTTACGCCCATTATCGAAGCGGCGATCGAGTCTGTGCGTCCCCAGGCTCACACCAAAAACATTCAAATCACCACCCAGTTTGCTGCCGAGGAATCGACGGTTCAGGGGGATGCAGTGCGTTTGCAGCAGGTTGTCTGGAATCTCCTCACAAATGCGATCAAGTTCACGCCGGAGGGCGGGAGTGTTGTTGTGACGCTGGAGCAGGCTCTTGAGGGTGGGAAGCAGG